A genomic region of Platichthys flesus chromosome 4, fPlaFle2.1, whole genome shotgun sequence contains the following coding sequences:
- the si:dkey-260j18.2 gene encoding kelch-like protein 17 encodes MNAVRGGTVTWRPQPWQDGDGGGGEPLSDSDSEEEDFPDDSTTPLGDYITHGLKQLLDAQQLCDVTLLVEGKKFMCHRVLLAAVSPYFRAMFTSPLVESRLTEIRLEEVTPSVMETVIQFVYTGEAGLSLDTAEDLFVAANRLQVMPLQDLCSRFLFEHLSVDNCLGMYSLARSHHDQLLLRASLRLVAQHFPRVARQKDFLLLDHGTLGSLLSSDRLGVDSEAEVYDAARRWAEHQPLDRYAHMPALLHHLRPGLLSQEESRRLSQELGPAAAGEGLGGPLRPREGMFEKKIVCVDLTPREDENLATRDYTVDCFDPRTGKWEKLAALGSLVSPGCTAVGDRLFVAGGILRTGSVSAAVHEYDAVLDHWIERPSMVQPRAMLGLLGCGESLYALGGSNRSALLDSSETLELSTLQWTPGPRLPLPLRAFACAALRGRLYLLGGTTLEQNRAVVHSGVLIYHTLTDCWTRVALDSGATCLAGGVAVRGGVCAIGGYMRDTTKFLDGNYTNLETLDATGRVLFFREGRGSGVEREVTGGGVMVTAEQRGAAGGGSDRAPSPVVFPGLPRRIAAGGVARWKRRIYVLGGENGSRFYDSVYCWKPGWRSWVQRREKLPGDTGGVSQFGCTTLKFPKKHILSRLRLAKENCKKAAD; translated from the exons GACTGAAGCAGCTCCTGGACGCTCAGCAGCTGTGTGATGTTACTCTGCTTGTTGAGGGGAAGAAGTTCATGTGTCACAG agTCCTCTTAGCAGCTGTGAGCCCCTACTTCAGGGCCATGTTCACCAGTCCCCTGGTGGAGTCTCGCCTCACAGAGATCCGTCTGGAGGAAGTGACACCGTCTGTCATGGAGACCGTCATCCAGTTTGTGTACACTGGGGAGGCGGGGCTCTCTCTGGACACAGCTGAGGATCTGTTTGTGGCCGCCAACCGGCTGCAGGTCATGCCTCTTCAGGACCTGTGCTCCAG GTTTCTATTTGAGCACCTCTCAGTAGATAACTGTCTGGGTATGTACTCTCTGGCTCGCTCTCACCAcgaccagctgctgctgcgggcCTCCCTGCGGCTGGTAGCCCAGCACTTTCCCCGGGTGGCCCGGCAGAAAGACTTCCTGCTACTTGACCACGGCACCTTAGGCAGCCTACTGAGCTCAGACCGTTTGGGAGTGGACTCAGAGGCCGAGGTCTACGATGCGGCGCGCCGATGGGCAGAGCACCAGCCCTTGGACAGGTATGCCCACATGCCTGCCCTGCTTCACCACCTGCGGCCTGGGCTGCTTTCCCAGGAAGAGAGCCGAAGACTGAGCCAGGAGTTAGGGCCTGCCGCAGCTGGTGAAGGCCTCGGGGGGCCTCTGAGACCGAGGGAGGGAATGTTTGAAAAGAAGATTGTCTGTGTGGACCTGACACCTCGGGAGGACGAGAATTTAGCTACGAGAGACTACACAGTGGACTGCTTCGATCCTCGGACAGGAAAGTGGGAAAAGTTAGCAGCGCTGGGATCTCTTGTCAGTCCTGGCTGCACTGCTGTAGGTGACAGGCTGTTTGTGGCTGGTGGGATTCTGCGGACAGgttctgtgtctgcagcagtGCATGAATATGATGCAGTGTTGGACCACTGGATAGAGCGGCCTTCGATGGTCCAGCCCAGGGCCATGCTGGGTCTGCTGGGCTGTGGAGAGTCACTCTATGCCTTAGGGGGCAGTAACCGCTCGGCCCTGCTCGACTCCAGCGAGACCCTGGAGCTGTCAACACTACAGTGGACTCCGGGGCCCCGGCTCCCGCTCCCGCTGCGTGCCTTTGCCTGCGCAGCTTTACGTGGACGACTGTACCTCCTGGGTGGAACCACACTCGAACAGAACCGAGCTGTGGTCCACTCTGGCGTGCTCATTTATCACACCCTAACCGACTGCTGGACACGTGTGGCTCTGGACTCTGGCGCCACCTGCCTTGCTGGAGGAGTAGCCGTGCGAGGAGGGGTCTGTGCTATTGGGGGATACATGAGGGATACCACAAAGTTCCTTGATGGAAACTACACTAACTTGGAGACTTTAGACGCCACTGGGCGTGTTCTGTTTTTCAGAGAGGGCAGGGGGTCTGGTGTAGAGAGGGAGGTGACAGGGGGAGGGGTGATGGTAACTGCAGAGCAGCGTGGGGCTGCAGGCGGTGGAAGCGACCGAGCCCCAAGCCCTGTGGTATTTCCCGGGCTCCCTCGGCGGATAGCAGCCGGGGGTGTGGCCAGGTGGAAAAGGAGGATTTATGTGCTGGGTGGGGAAAACGGCTCACGGTTCTATGACAGTGTGTACTGCTGGAAGCCTGGTTGGCGCAGCTGGGTCCAGAGACGTGAAAAGCTTCCTGGGGATACTGGAGGAGTGAGCCAGTTTGGGTGCACCACTCTAAAATTCCCTAAGAAACACATCCTGTCCAGACTGAGACTAGCCAAAGAAAACTGCAAGAAGGCTGCTGACTAG